A stretch of Janibacter endophyticus DNA encodes these proteins:
- the dapB gene encoding 4-hydroxy-tetrahydrodipicolinate reductase, whose product MTTKVAVIGAAGRMGSTVCAAVEGADDMELVGRFDDGDDLGDLGGADVVVEFSVPSASAANVAHCVESGIHVVVGTTGWGEAALETLREQVSAQDGVGVLIAPNFAIGAILMMSFARQAARFYESVEVIELHHPDKVDAPSGTAARTADLIGAAREEAGLGPVPDATTDDPDGARGALVHGVPVHAVRLRGLVAHQEVLLGGEGEMLTLRHDSFDRVSFMPGVLQGVRHVAEHPGVTVGLEHYLGL is encoded by the coding sequence ATGACGACGAAGGTGGCGGTCATCGGGGCCGCGGGACGCATGGGATCGACGGTCTGCGCTGCGGTGGAGGGCGCTGACGACATGGAGCTCGTGGGCCGCTTCGACGACGGGGACGACCTCGGCGACCTGGGCGGCGCCGACGTCGTCGTCGAGTTCTCGGTGCCGAGCGCGAGCGCCGCCAACGTCGCGCACTGCGTCGAGAGCGGCATCCACGTCGTCGTCGGGACGACCGGCTGGGGCGAGGCGGCGCTCGAGACGCTTCGGGAGCAGGTCTCCGCGCAGGACGGCGTCGGTGTTCTCATCGCCCCGAACTTCGCGATCGGCGCGATCCTCATGATGTCCTTCGCCCGCCAGGCGGCCCGCTTCTACGAGTCGGTCGAGGTCATCGAGCTGCACCACCCCGACAAGGTCGACGCACCGAGCGGCACCGCCGCCCGGACCGCCGACCTCATCGGCGCGGCCCGCGAGGAGGCCGGCCTCGGCCCGGTCCCGGACGCGACGACCGACGACCCGGACGGTGCGCGCGGCGCCCTCGTGCACGGAGTGCCGGTGCACGCCGTGCGGCTGCGTGGGCTCGTCGCGCACCAGGAGGTGCTCCTCGGCGGCGAGGGCGAGATGCTCACCCTGCGGCACGACTCCTTCGACCGCGTGTCCTTCATGCCCGGGGTGCTCCAGGGCGTCCGCCACGTCGCCGAGCACCCCGGTGTCACCGTCGGCCTCGAGCACTACCTCGGCCTCTGA